One genomic window of Helicobacter canis includes the following:
- a CDS encoding citrate synthase: MGTITLTNNETNQSWDFDLIECTRGPKAVNFSKLFETTGIFAYDPGYGSTAGCESTISYVNGKDGELLYKGIPIQELVDKYKFTDICKLLISDELPKNAQESLDFDLELRHRSFLHERLKGIFSIFPDSAHPMATLSALVSVLATLYYDHKEMDDEDDYQTMARRIIAKIPTMIAFCYRNSVGAPFIEPDISKSYVENFLYMLRAYPHGRLKHTLKGEQEITPLEVEALDKILSLHADHGQNASTTTVRNVASTGVHPYAALASGINALWGPAHGGANEAVLCQLNEIGDVKNVARFVEKAKDKNDPFRLMGFGHRVYKSYDPRAKAIKALKNELDKKGIKMDHRLSDIAEKLEEVALQDDYFQARNLYPNVDFYSGIILTALKIPTQLFTPIFVLGRMPGWCAQLIEHSKNTRARITRPRQVYLGK, translated from the coding sequence ATGGGGACAATCACTCTTACCAACAATGAAACCAATCAAAGCTGGGATTTTGATCTCATCGAATGCACCAGAGGTCCAAAGGCGGTGAATTTTTCTAAGCTTTTTGAGACGACAGGGATTTTTGCCTATGATCCGGGCTATGGCAGCACAGCAGGCTGTGAATCCACAATTAGCTATGTCAATGGCAAAGATGGCGAGCTACTCTATAAGGGGATCCCGATCCAAGAGCTTGTTGATAAATACAAATTTACCGATATTTGTAAGCTACTCATTAGCGATGAGCTACCCAAAAATGCGCAAGAATCGCTAGATTTTGACTTAGAGCTGCGCCATAGAAGCTTTTTGCACGAGCGATTGAAGGGGATTTTTAGTATTTTCCCAGATTCTGCGCACCCTATGGCAACGCTCTCTGCGCTTGTTTCTGTGCTAGCCACACTCTATTATGATCACAAAGAAATGGACGATGAAGATGACTATCAAACAATGGCACGAAGGATCATCGCCAAAATCCCCACAATGATAGCCTTTTGCTATCGCAACTCTGTGGGTGCGCCATTTATCGAGCCAGATATTAGTAAAAGCTATGTAGAAAACTTCTTATATATGCTTCGCGCTTATCCGCACGGCAGGCTTAAGCACACGCTAAAAGGCGAGCAAGAAATCACGCCCCTTGAGGTAGAAGCATTGGATAAAATCCTAAGTCTCCACGCCGATCACGGGCAAAATGCCTCCACTACAACCGTGCGCAATGTCGCTTCCACAGGCGTGCATCCTTATGCTGCTCTTGCTTCTGGGATCAACGCCCTATGGGGTCCAGCACACGGCGGGGCAAATGAAGCGGTGCTGTGCCAGCTTAATGAGATCGGCGATGTGAAAAATGTCGCACGCTTTGTTGAGAAGGCAAAAGACAAGAATGATCCATTTAGACTTATGGGCTTTGGGCATAGGGTGTATAAAAGCTACGACCCACGCGCCAAGGCGATTAAGGCTCTTAAAAATGAGCTTGATAAAAAGGGTATAAAAATGGACCACCGCCTAAGCGATATTGCCGAAAAGCTTGAAGAAGTCGCCCTGCAAGATGACTACTTCCAAGCGCGCAATCTCTATCCTAATGTGGATTTTTACAGCGGTATTATCCTAACTGCGCTAAAGATCCCTACACAGCTCTTCACGCCGATTTTTGTGCTAGGGAGGATGCCGGGCTGGTGTGCGCAGCTTATCGAGCATTCTAAAAACACTCGCGCTAGGATCACTCGCCCAAGGCAAGTTTATCTAGGCAAATAG
- the htpG gene encoding molecular chaperone HtpG, whose product MAKKMAFQTEIKQLLDLMIHSLYSNKEIFLRELVSNASDALDKLNYLTISDDGFKHIAFEPRIDIHFDEKKGVLKIVDSGIGMSEQELIDNLGTIAKSGTKSFLNALSGDKKKDSALIGQFGVGFYSAFMVAQKVVVTTKKAAQEQAFSWVSDGSGEYEITECKKDTHGTEIALYLKDDEKHFASRWEIESIIKKYSDHIGFPIFLHYEETKYATEEEKKEGKNDEVLQKCEQLNTAKALWKIPKNELKEQDYKEFYKGFAHDNSEPLSYVHTKVEGNLEYTTLFFIPSVAPFDLYRVDYRSGVKLYVKRVFITDDDKELLPQYLRFVRGVIDSEDLPLNVSREILQQNKILANIKSASTKKILSEIEKLSKDSKKYKGFYEQFGRVLKEGLYSDYENKEKILELLRFDSSKAENLSLKDYKQAMPKEQKSIYYIIGENKDLLKASPLLEKYAKLGFDVLLLSDEVDGFVMPSVGEYDKTPLKDATSKEALQELGEEKIDEETNKKFAPIVQAFKDALGEEIASVELSASLSSPIALLGEEQNAMMVNLMRQMGQELPKGKKSVQINVNHSIFSKLIKVDSSKAQEVAHLLYDSARLLESGSLDSAKDFSQRLYALIDESLK is encoded by the coding sequence ATGGCAAAGAAAATGGCATTTCAAACAGAAATTAAGCAGCTGCTAGATCTTATGATCCATTCACTCTATTCAAACAAAGAGATTTTCTTGCGCGAGCTTGTAAGCAATGCTTCTGATGCGCTTGATAAGCTTAATTATCTCACTATTAGCGATGATGGGTTTAAGCATATCGCCTTTGAGCCGCGCATTGATATTCACTTCGATGAGAAAAAGGGCGTGCTAAAAATAGTGGATTCTGGGATTGGTATGAGTGAGCAAGAGCTCATTGACAATCTAGGCACAATCGCAAAATCCGGCACAAAAAGCTTCCTAAACGCCCTAAGCGGCGATAAGAAAAAAGACTCCGCACTTATTGGGCAATTTGGCGTGGGATTTTACTCAGCCTTTATGGTGGCACAAAAGGTAGTGGTAACGACCAAAAAAGCCGCGCAGGAGCAAGCCTTTAGCTGGGTGAGTGATGGCAGCGGAGAGTATGAGATCACTGAATGCAAGAAAGACACGCACGGCACAGAGATCGCGCTATATTTGAAAGATGATGAGAAGCATTTTGCAAGTCGCTGGGAGATAGAATCTATCATCAAAAAATACTCCGATCACATTGGCTTCCCTATTTTTCTGCACTATGAGGAGACAAAATACGCCACAGAAGAGGAGAAAAAAGAGGGCAAAAATGATGAAGTGCTACAAAAATGCGAGCAGCTAAACACTGCCAAAGCCCTGTGGAAAATCCCCAAAAATGAGCTAAAAGAGCAAGATTATAAAGAGTTTTACAAAGGCTTTGCCCACGATAATAGCGAGCCACTAAGCTATGTGCATACAAAAGTGGAGGGCAATTTAGAATACACCACGCTCTTTTTTATCCCCTCTGTCGCGCCCTTTGATCTCTACCGCGTGGATTATCGCTCTGGGGTGAAGCTCTATGTCAAGCGCGTGTTTATCACTGATGATGACAAGGAGCTTTTGCCCCAGTATTTGCGCTTCGTGCGTGGGGTGATTGATAGTGAAGATCTCCCGCTTAATGTGAGCCGCGAGATTTTGCAGCAAAATAAGATTCTAGCTAATATTAAATCCGCTAGCACCAAGAAAATCTTAAGCGAGATAGAAAAGCTCTCCAAAGATAGCAAGAAATACAAGGGCTTTTATGAGCAGTTTGGCAGGGTGCTAAAAGAGGGGCTATATAGTGATTATGAAAACAAAGAAAAGATTTTAGAGCTTTTGCGATTTGATAGCAGTAAGGCGGAAAACCTTAGCCTAAAGGACTATAAGCAAGCAATGCCAAAGGAGCAAAAAAGTATCTACTATATCATCGGTGAGAATAAAGATCTGCTGAAAGCTTCGCCATTATTAGAGAAATATGCAAAGCTTGGCTTTGATGTGCTGCTTTTAAGCGATGAGGTCGATGGCTTTGTAATGCCAAGCGTGGGAGAATACGACAAAACCCCGCTAAAAGACGCCACAAGCAAAGAGGCTTTGCAAGAGCTTGGAGAAGAAAAAATCGATGAAGAGACCAACAAGAAATTTGCGCCTATCGTGCAGGCTTTCAAAGATGCGCTGGGCGAAGAGATCGCTAGCGTGGAGCTAAGTGCTAGCCTAAGCTCGCCTATCGCGCTTTTGGGCGAGGAGCAAAATGCGATGATGGTAAATCTTATGCGTCAAATGGGGCAGGAGCTGCCAAAGGGCAAAAAAAGTGTGCAAATCAATGTCAATCACAGCATTTTTAGCAAGCTTATAAAAGTGGATTCTAGCAAGGCGCAAGAAGTCGCGCATTTGCTCTATGATAGTGCTAGGCTCCTAGAATCTGGCAGTCTTGATAGTGCCAAAGACTTTAGCCAACGCCTCTACGCACTCATTGATGAGAGCTTGAAATAG
- a CDS encoding phospholipase A, translating to MRRVLVVVWVLQVCVLLMQADSSSTQDHTTKDRTTTAIPSSQLYQDLPESLQNNLLLQTPAEQNAPINPKTKYIQLANNLPIYILPAYYSFSPPYSRNDIPVEMKFQVSFRVVFLEQLVCKYCNFDFAYTQTHWFQIYNAKDSKPMRDINFSPSFMFNYTKQLAFLGGYITTMRLGYIHLSNGERKDNLVVGEADIRNDGLSKDDPGWLRRSKSIDRFIAQIDWQRGRFGLSLRAWVPVGKHLISDMGDNDNLTSYIGFGDMALSYEYKRHLFELYVNNIFNNYFSKEYWDWKGRLELGYTYRLSKRVGIYFQVIHGFGDSLYEFNYSLTRAGSGLRLNF from the coding sequence GTGCGTAGGGTGCTGGTGGTTGTGTGGGTGCTGCAAGTGTGTGTGCTGCTTATGCAAGCAGACTCTAGCTCTACTCAAGATCACACGACAAAAGATCGCACGACCACCGCTATACCATCAAGCCAGCTGTATCAAGACCTGCCAGAATCCTTGCAGAACAATCTCTTGCTTCAAACCCCAGCAGAGCAAAACGCCCCCATAAATCCAAAGACCAAATATATCCAGCTAGCAAACAATCTCCCTATTTATATTTTGCCAGCATATTACAGCTTTAGCCCGCCATATTCTAGGAATGACATTCCCGTGGAGATGAAGTTTCAAGTGAGCTTTCGCGTGGTGTTTTTGGAGCAGCTTGTGTGCAAATATTGTAATTTTGACTTTGCTTATACACAGACACATTGGTTTCAAATCTATAATGCCAAAGATTCTAAGCCTATGCGCGATATAAACTTTAGCCCAAGTTTTATGTTTAACTACACCAAGCAGCTAGCATTTTTAGGAGGCTATATCACGACAATGCGCCTAGGCTATATCCACCTAAGCAATGGCGAGCGCAAGGATAATCTTGTCGTAGGAGAAGCAGATATTCGCAATGATGGCTTAAGCAAAGATGATCCGGGCTGGCTTCGGCGGTCTAAGTCTATTGATCGCTTTATCGCCCAGATTGATTGGCAAAGGGGGCGATTTGGGCTATCGCTTCGAGCGTGGGTGCCTGTGGGCAAGCATTTGATCAGCGATATGGGGGATAATGACAATCTCACCTCTTATATCGGCTTTGGGGATATGGCATTGTCGTATGAGTATAAAAGACATCTTTTTGAACTCTATGTGAATAATATTTTTAATAACTACTTTAGCAAGGAGTATTGGGACTGGAAGGGGCGGCTTGAGCTTGGCTATACTTATCGCTTAAGCAAGCGCGTGGGCATATATTTTCAAGTGATACACGGCTTTGGGGATAGCTTGTATGAGTTTAACTACTCTCTAACGCGTGCAGGCTCTGGGCTACGGCTAAACTTCTAA
- the speA gene encoding arginine decarboxylase has protein sequence MVDYGIKYWSNDDFIIEDGLVKVNYQNKPALLEIVQEIREKGYKGPLLVRFPHLIHKQISQLFNAFKTAIDEYHYKGSFKAVFPLKVNQMPNFVLPLMDCVQGLSYGLEAGSKSELIVAMAYTNANAPITVNGFKDKEMISLGFIAAKMGHHITLTIEGLNELESIIQVAKELGAPYPNIGLRIRLHSTGTGVWGKSGGINAKFGLTSTELLEAIRRLEDSKLLAQFTMIHFHIGSQISDISPLKKAIREVGNIYTELRKMGAKNLTCVNIGGGLAVEYTQHEGENNRNYTLSEFSGDVVFSLKEIVRNKQEKEPDIFIESGRFVSANHAVLVAPVLELFSQEYDEKALRLKENNPPLIAEMLDLYQSVSEKNAIEYLHDSLDHMESLLTLFDLGYIDLTDRSNTEILVHLIIKKVIKLLKHKNHNDIIRIQEQVQERYLLNCSFFQSLPDYWGLGQSFPVMPLDRLNRRPTRSASLWDITCDSDGEIAFDAKKPLYLHDVDVMKEEYFLGFFLVGAYQEVLGMRHNLFTHPTEFSVVFDDDLNKGYEIENLLEAQNILDVLDDLDYDTKEIERILKQRIDDSGISDDDKKEVLGMLYVMLSENGYLRTITKDQ, from the coding sequence ATGGTGGATTATGGGATCAAATATTGGTCAAATGATGATTTTATCATCGAAGATGGGCTTGTGAAAGTCAATTACCAAAACAAGCCTGCCTTGCTTGAGATCGTGCAAGAAATCCGCGAGAAAGGCTACAAAGGTCCCTTGCTTGTGCGCTTTCCTCATCTAATCCACAAGCAAATAAGCCAGCTGTTTAATGCCTTTAAAACTGCCATTGATGAATACCACTATAAAGGCTCTTTCAAAGCCGTTTTCCCGCTCAAAGTCAATCAAATGCCAAACTTTGTGCTGCCGCTTATGGACTGCGTGCAAGGGCTATCCTATGGGCTAGAGGCAGGCAGCAAGTCTGAGCTTATTGTCGCTATGGCTTATACCAATGCCAATGCCCCCATAACAGTCAATGGCTTTAAGGATAAAGAGATGATCTCCCTAGGCTTTATCGCTGCCAAAATGGGGCATCACATCACCCTAACCATTGAAGGGCTAAATGAGCTAGAATCCATTATCCAAGTGGCGAAAGAGCTTGGCGCACCCTACCCTAATATCGGCTTGCGTATTAGGCTACACAGCACAGGCACAGGCGTATGGGGCAAGTCTGGCGGGATCAATGCCAAATTTGGGCTAACTTCTACCGAGCTTTTAGAAGCGATACGGCGGCTTGAAGACTCCAAGCTCCTAGCGCAATTTACAATGATCCACTTCCACATAGGCAGCCAGATCAGCGATATTTCTCCGCTTAAAAAGGCGATCCGTGAAGTGGGCAATATCTACACAGAGCTGCGCAAAATGGGGGCAAAAAACCTAACTTGTGTCAATATCGGTGGCGGACTAGCCGTAGAATACACCCAGCACGAGGGCGAAAATAATCGCAACTACACACTAAGCGAGTTTAGCGGCGATGTGGTCTTCTCGCTTAAAGAAATCGTGCGCAACAAGCAAGAAAAAGAGCCGGATATTTTCATAGAATCCGGTCGCTTTGTCTCGGCAAACCACGCCGTTTTAGTCGCCCCTGTGCTAGAGCTTTTTAGCCAAGAGTATGATGAAAAAGCCCTGCGCTTGAAAGAAAACAACCCCCCGCTAATCGCCGAAATGCTCGATCTCTACCAAAGTGTGAGTGAGAAAAACGCCATTGAGTATTTGCACGATAGTCTTGATCATATGGAGTCGCTTTTGACACTCTTTGATCTAGGCTATATCGATCTAACTGATCGCTCCAACACCGAAATCCTCGTGCATTTAATCATCAAAAAAGTCATAAAACTCCTAAAGCACAAAAATCACAACGACATTATTAGAATCCAAGAGCAAGTCCAAGAGCGATATTTGCTTAATTGCAGCTTTTTCCAGAGCTTGCCGGATTATTGGGGGCTTGGGCAGAGCTTCCCTGTGATGCCACTAGATAGGCTCAATCGCCGCCCCACTAGAAGTGCAAGCCTCTGGGATATTACTTGTGATAGCGATGGCGAGATCGCCTTTGATGCCAAAAAGCCCTTATACTTGCACGATGTTGATGTGATGAAAGAAGAGTATTTCCTAGGATTTTTCCTAGTGGGGGCGTATCAAGAGGTGCTAGGTATGCGGCATAATCTCTTCACCCACCCCACAGAATTTAGCGTGGTGTTTGATGATGATCTCAACAAGGGCTATGAGATAGAAAATCTGCTTGAGGCGCAAAATATCCTTGATGTGCTAGATGACTTAGACTATGACACCAAGGAGATCGAGCGGATTTTGAAGCAGCGCATTGATGATTCTGGCATTAGCGATGATGATAAAAAAGAAGTGCTAGGAATGCTCTATGTAATGCTTAGTGAAAATGGCTATTTACGCACCATCACCAAAGACCAGTAA
- a CDS encoding lysozyme inhibitor LprI family protein, with protein MGVGSIQCSYNARLQIDSKGIYFHSSKGLDSSTCETPSDESRAGTLSGIYPRFRGSFDCEKQGLSKVEKGICNSFYTLRDDVSLNAMFEYALAFAWSNEQKSRLKKEQLQWLKERNMKCVKAKDGGELLTCLYQAINHRIKELHETIDKSQQVTLELVSQIGAVKIYENPSLKSPVLYTKILNSEGENARRDYGAILLAPKSLNGFTKIMLMEFSKDTNPNGNAIVGYVQNANVKGDKKQESALR; from the coding sequence GTGGGTGTTGGCTCAATACAATGTAGCTACAATGCAAGGCTACAAATAGATTCTAAAGGGATTTATTTTCACTCTAGTAAGGGGTTAGATTCTAGCACTTGTGAGACGCCAAGTGATGAGAGTAGGGCAGGCACTCTCAGTGGAATCTATCCGCGATTTAGAGGGAGCTTTGATTGTGAGAAGCAGGGTTTGAGTAAGGTTGAAAAAGGCATTTGCAATAGCTTTTATACTCTGCGTGATGATGTGAGCTTAAATGCGATGTTTGAATATGCGCTTGCTTTTGCGTGGAGCAATGAGCAAAAATCTAGGCTTAAAAAAGAGCAACTACAATGGCTAAAAGAGCGTAATATGAAATGTGTTAAGGCAAAAGATGGCGGAGAGCTTTTAACCTGTTTGTATCAAGCGATAAATCATCGCATAAAAGAATTGCACGAAACAATAGATAAATCACAACAAGTAACGCTAGAGCTAGTAAGCCAGATAGGTGCGGTAAAAATCTATGAAAATCCAAGCCTAAAATCCCCTGTGCTTTATACAAAGATTCTAAATAGTGAGGGGGAAAATGCAAGAAGGGACTATGGGGCGATACTACTTGCACCAAAATCTCTTAATGGTTTTACAAAGATTATGTTAATGGAGTTTTCAAAGGATACAAATCCTAATGGTAATGCCATTGTAGGCTATGTGCAAAATGCTAATGTGAAAGGGGATAAGAAGCAAGAGAGCGCGTTGAGATAA
- a CDS encoding LysE/ArgO family amino acid transporter — MSAANVFMQGMLLGISLIVVIGPQNAFVIRQGLARSHILSVICVCLACDIVVMGLSVFGIGRAVNQGSVWFFVLGGCGIGFLLFYAFGSFRGAYRLLTSKNLQQSLESSHAATTQKRAIASTLALTLLNPNFYIDTFVIIGGVSATLTDPSAKGVFFLGLIGVSFVWYFGVGYGVRVFSSFFQSPRAWAALECFTGCIMCALCYGLGAVLYTEYKGLYA, encoded by the coding sequence ATGAGTGCTGCTAATGTATTTATGCAAGGTATGCTACTTGGCATTAGTCTTATCGTAGTCATAGGTCCGCAAAATGCCTTTGTGATACGGCAAGGGCTTGCTCGTAGCCATATCCTTAGCGTGATTTGCGTGTGCTTGGCGTGCGATATTGTAGTAATGGGGCTTAGTGTCTTTGGCATAGGCAGGGCAGTCAATCAAGGCAGCGTGTGGTTTTTTGTGCTTGGGGGGTGTGGGATAGGGTTTTTGCTCTTTTATGCCTTTGGCTCCTTTAGGGGTGCATATAGACTTCTTACAAGCAAAAACTTGCAGCAATCCCTAGAATCCAGCCACGCAGCCACCACGCAAAAACGCGCCATAGCAAGCACCCTAGCCCTAACACTCCTTAACCCAAACTTCTACATCGATACTTTTGTCATTATCGGCGGCGTGAGTGCCACGCTTACAGATCCTAGCGCGAAGGGGGTGTTTTTCCTAGGGCTTATTGGGGTGTCATTTGTGTGGTATTTTGGCGTGGGGTATGGGGTCCGGGTGTTTTCTAGCTTTTTTCAAAGCCCTAGGGCGTGGGCAGCTCTAGAGTGCTTCACAGGCTGCATAATGTGCGCTTTATGCTATGGGCTAGGCGCAGTGCTATATACAGAATACAAGGGGCTATATGCCTAG
- the cysE gene encoding serine O-acetyltransferase: MQAPSLFTLIKEDFSTPARKDPALKSKIELFFNYPGVIALVHYRLAHSLYVRGFRVLARMIMGFAQFMTNIDIHPAAHIGRRVFIDHGIGVVIGETAIIGDDVTIYQGVSLGGVSLAREKRHPTLENGVVVGAGAKVLGDITIGANAKIGANSVVIKDVPQGCTAVGIPARIITPKPESTFASKPSSELCLAQSSGTNALLPDVSKQAFLYLLERIEILEKQAHIADMDCHKAQESMQELKTQLDKRYREYIQALRDKDS; encoded by the coding sequence ATGCAAGCCCCTAGCCTTTTTACTCTCATCAAAGAAGACTTCTCCACCCCAGCGCGCAAAGACCCCGCGCTAAAATCTAAAATCGAGCTGTTTTTCAACTATCCGGGCGTGATCGCGCTTGTGCATTATCGACTCGCTCATAGTCTCTATGTGCGTGGCTTTAGGGTGCTAGCGCGTATGATTATGGGATTTGCGCAGTTTATGACAAATATCGACATTCACCCAGCGGCGCACATTGGGCGGCGTGTGTTTATCGACCACGGCATAGGCGTGGTGATCGGCGAGACGGCGATTATAGGCGATGATGTAACAATCTATCAAGGCGTGAGTTTGGGGGGCGTGAGCCTAGCACGAGAGAAACGCCACCCCACGCTAGAAAATGGTGTAGTTGTAGGGGCTGGGGCAAAGGTTTTGGGCGATATTACTATCGGTGCAAATGCCAAAATCGGCGCAAACTCTGTCGTGATCAAAGATGTGCCCCAAGGCTGCACCGCCGTAGGCATACCAGCACGCATTATCACGCCAAAGCCAGAATCCACTTTTGCAAGCAAACCAAGCAGTGAGCTATGCCTAGCCCAAAGCAGCGGGACAAATGCCCTGCTCCCTGATGTAAGCAAGCAGGCGTTTTTGTATCTGCTAGAACGCATAGAGATCTTAGAGAAGCAAGCCCACATAGCAGATATGGACTGCCACAAAGCCCAAGAATCTATGCAGGAGCTAAAAACACAGCTTGATAAACGATATAGAGAATATATCCAAGCCTTGCGAGACAAAGACTCTTGA
- a CDS encoding TIGR02757 family protein, translating into MPRYTKALLQDLLDHAYYAHNRAGAISEQNLDPLLVVYENSHRANLPAIALVCALFAYGSVGAIVGFLRRLDFGLLGGDSVLGRQCGSVALCGKGTTTKVANLPPFLQSYTVPTTTPRILEEENQAECENAISLESTFEKSYDCGANALSLSLRALAQDKARQSTSTKNTKRSFFRKVDSSNDYSASTKAMDCHATAGAVSRNDDKKVDSSASHNDSSTATILNDSAQDSRIFENKAQSITAPQAKVDSSFETMDCHALPSDKARNDDKKVDSRNFTQNAENVFCSQAARRQDFEARIVALQGESRAHTLAYVTADSPQQSAILAQKPTPKPSKAESSRLENILHTTFPYYRFQTSDDVKLLFASLACIIDQGGLESTFAHKATPLAIINALHQAIYLHASRILASPLYAPFFTQDYRARFLASKTFSQGFSFLVGVSPSSPLKRWLMFLRWLVRKDHIDLGLWQDLVSPSDLLLPLDTHTLRVSRALSLLKRKSYDRKAVLEVSIALRRFCPHDPIRYDFALYRLGQSGELATMIARLK; encoded by the coding sequence ATGCCTAGATATACTAAGGCATTGCTGCAAGATCTGCTAGATCACGCCTACTATGCGCATAATCGCGCAGGAGCAATTAGCGAGCAAAATCTAGACCCCTTGCTTGTCGTCTATGAAAACTCTCATCGCGCCAATCTCCCCGCTATCGCGCTTGTATGCGCGCTTTTTGCGTATGGGAGCGTGGGGGCTATCGTGGGGTTTTTGCGGAGGCTAGATTTTGGGCTGCTTGGTGGGGATTCGGTCTTGGGTAGGCAATGCGGCAGTGTTGCACTTTGTGGCAAAGGCACGACCACCAAGGTCGCTAACCTTCCCCCATTTTTGCAAAGCTACACGGTCCCCACCACAACCCCTAGAATCCTAGAAGAAGAAAATCAAGCCGAGTGTGAAAACGCTATCTCACTAGAATCCACTTTTGAAAAAAGCTACGATTGTGGGGCAAACGCCCTATCTCTGTCATTGCGAGCTTTGGCGCAAGACAAAGCGCGACAATCCACAAGCACAAAAAACACAAAGCGAAGCTTCTTTAGAAAAGTGGATTCTAGTAATGATTATTCTGCTAGCACAAAAGCTATGGATTGCCACGCCACTGCTGGTGCAGTGTCTCGCAATGACGATAAAAAAGTGGATTCTAGCGCAAGCCACAACGATTCTAGCACCGCGACAATTTTAAACGACTCTGCACAGGATTCTAGGATTTTTGAGAACAAAGCCCAAAGTATAACCGCGCCACAGGCAAAAGTGGATTCTAGTTTTGAAACTATGGATTGCCACGCCTTGCCTAGCGACAAGGCTCGCAATGACGATAAAAAAGTGGATTCTAGGAATTTCACCCAGAATGCTGAAAATGTGTTTTGTAGCCAAGCAGCTAGGCGGCAGGATTTTGAGGCTAGAATCGTGGCTTTGCAAGGTGAGTCAAGGGCGCATACTTTGGCGTATGTAACCGCCGACTCGCCGCAGCAATCCGCGATTCTAGCCCAAAAGCCAACGCCCAAACCAAGCAAAGCCGAATCCTCTAGACTAGAAAATATTTTGCACACCACCTTCCCCTACTACCGCTTCCAAACAAGCGACGATGTCAAGCTCCTCTTTGCAAGCCTAGCGTGCATTATCGACCAAGGCGGACTAGAATCCACTTTTGCCCACAAAGCCACGCCGCTAGCTATCATTAACGCCTTGCACCAAGCCATCTATCTCCACGCAAGCAGGATTCTAGCTAGCCCACTTTATGCGCCCTTTTTCACTCAAGATTACCGCGCGAGATTCTTAGCTAGCAAGACATTTTCCCAAGGCTTTAGCTTTCTTGTAGGCGTATCGCCTAGCTCGCCGCTGAAGCGGTGGCTTATGTTTCTACGCTGGCTAGTGCGCAAAGACCATATCGATCTAGGGCTATGGCAAGATCTTGTATCCCCTAGTGATTTGCTCCTCCCGCTTGATACCCACACCTTGCGTGTAAGTCGCGCTCTCTCACTGCTAAAGCGCAAAAGCTATGATAGAAAAGCCGTGCTAGAAGTAAGCATAGCCCTTAGGCGATTTTGCCCGCACGATCCTATCCGCTATGACTTTGCCCTCTATCGCTTAGGGCAGAGTGGAGAGCTAGCCACGATGATAGCTAGGCTTAAGTAG